Genomic segment of Coffea arabica cultivar ET-39 chromosome 1e, Coffea Arabica ET-39 HiFi, whole genome shotgun sequence:
GAGCGAGTAGCTAACTGATTGTCATAGTATAATTGAATCGAGTGATCAATTGTTCGTGTAAATTCTTTATAAGTTGCATTAACCACGTACTTTCTTGTGCTGTTAAAGCTGCTGCTTTATACTACTTATGTATTGGATAATGACATTGTCGGCTCTCTTACTACATTAAAAATTGTGGCAGATCTAAGGTTGAGCATATAACCTGTGGTTGACCTCCTTGTGTCATGATTACTGGCATAGTTTGAATCATAATATCCAGTTACTTTGCATGTTTGCCCTTTCTTGTACAATAGAtcatagtcttttttttttttttcgaaacgatAGATGATTGTATTACTAGACAAAAGCTGTACAAGTGCGAGCAAAGGCTCGATTGAACTTTACAAGTAGCAATGCTACCACTAAGGAAACCAATGTTCCTCATCAAAAATAATGCCCAAGGCATGAATGCTAAGCTTGGAGCTTAGTTGAGTCTTATCCtttttaattaaacaaaaggagCACAAAGGAAACAGCTCTCTCAAATGAACAATGTCATCCACAACAGTAGCTAATCTAATGTCACCTACGCTGTTTGTGCGAATTTGACTGAGAAGTTGTGGGTTTTGCACTTGGAACTGCACTTCCCTGATGTGTGTCCGGACTGGCATAGAGCCAATCTTACACATGGCCAGCTTAAGTGCATTAGCATCATCCAGCAGTGCTGAACCAGAACTTCTTGCTCGAAGTGCCCACCCTCTGTGTAATCCTTGATCAGGCTGCTTAGTAACAATTCCAATACCCATGTTGTGATTGTTCATGGTCGAAGTTGCCCCTACCGTCACTTCCAGTGTCCCAAATGCTGAATGTAACTGCGGTATGGGTGCTTGGAGGGTTGCTGTTTCGTTTGTACTCATTCCACATTCCTTTGTATCAAGTTCTACCAATTCTAACCATTCCTGATGCGCCCTCTGTACTATCTTCCAAGGCTGTTTTTCCTTACcattgaattccatttcattcCATACAATAGATCATAGTCAATGGTCCATTTAATGTATCTCAAAATCCAACTCACAGCTTCCaagtatgtttttttttttattttgcatgaATCTACTCAGAGCCCAATTGCATATGATATGTCATGTATAGTCAAAGTGAAATAGATTAAATTATCTACCAACTATCTATATATGATAACATCATTAAGGTCTTTGCCCTATAGAACAATATCTGGCATTGACCTCTGTTCGAGTTGGAGTGTGTATCCTTATTTGCCAAGGACTTTTGCTCTTTTCTAGCTTGTTGGTTTTGGGCAGATCTCTCCTGTATCTTTTCTTCTAACTCCTGCGAATACGGCAACAGTAATGCCTGTAATGACCACCACAATTATGCCTCATTATATATCACATTTCGTGAGGCATAGCGTTTTCCAGTTGTAGGGTCAGAACAATTTCAGCCTTTTTGTTAATTATGATAGCCCATGAATATACAACGAATGGCTTTCTTATCAAACTTGGTTCAGAGATGATACGGCACAAACACATATCAAACATATCCAAATACTCTAAAATGAGTAACATGAGGTTTAACATACCCAAGCTTCTCGATTGAAGAGATACAATCCAACTTAGGCTGAGATAGTCTATTGGTCACATTGACTGCCGCAATTCTAGCCTTTTTGTTAATTATTATAGCCCATGAATAAACAATGCATGGCTTTCTTATCAAATTTGGTTCAGAGATGATATGGTACAAACACATAACAAACATACCCAAATATTTTAAAGTGAGCAACATTGCATTTAACATTCCATAACTTCTATATTAGAGATATAAAATCCAACTTAGGTTAAATTAGTCTAGTGGTCACATTGAATACCATTTTCATACACTCAACCAAAAAATGTGGAGGCACATTTTTGGCATGTAGCATACTTTTGCAAATCTCTGTGAGATGCCTATTCTTCTGCTCAACTACTCCAATTTTGCTGAGGTGCACCAGGAAAGGTCAGCTGCCACCTTATCTTGCATTCTTGCAAGAATCTGGTGAACTCATTTGATGTCTATTCACCTCATTGTCTATGTGTAGACACCATATCTTTCTGCCTATTTCTTTCTAGATCTTCTCCTTGAACTCTATAACTTTGTTCAAGGCTTCTGACTTTTCCTTCATAAAGTCACTCCAAACACATCTAGAAAAATCATTAATAAAGATAATCATGTACCCCATACCATGGTTTTTTCACTCAACCAAATATAGCTAAGTGAATTAGTTCTAGAGACCCCTTTGCTCTAAGATTTGactcctcatatggaagttgatgAGCTTTTCCATACTGGCAACCTACAACCTACACAAACAATGTTTTCTCAGACATCTAACTGGGAAAGTCCTATAAGCATCGACATCATCATCATGATCTTCAACTTGTGGTAATCATGTTAGACACCATTAATTGAGTCTCGTAATGGAGAATATCTTCTTAAAGCCTCACTCTTGAGATATTTGCTCAAACACTCAATCAACAATTCTAAATAGTAAACACTCACGACTCTACTGGAAGTGAAATATACCTAAATAGAAATATACATATTctaccctctttttttttttttttaaggaattgGGTTGTCAGCCCCTTGTTAGGACTTATGAAGCATGATTTAGATGTACCTAATACACCTTTCCTAATCAGCATCAGCAACTGTTTTCTACCAAAAAAATGTTGCAATTGTTTTCTTAAATTGCATTATATAGGGATAATAATATGTCGATTTTTGCTCAAGCCTTGAGATTAATAATCAAGCAATTGAAGTATAAGACATTGATTGGGTATAGAACAAGGGGTATCAATTGTTGCAATGCGGAGGGTTTAACTGCACTCGATATAGCTTTAAGAGATCCAAATGCGGAAGAGAATGGAAGCACTCCAAAAGCTTGGTGTTCTGTAGGTGAAGATTCATCACTCCGTTCAGCACTGTAAATTTAGCTTACTATTATGTTTTGATCCTGGCGAGATCGTTTCTCGGAGGAAAGTGTTATGGGGGCAAAGGTGGCTTATTTCAGGCGACTTTAATGATATCACTTCCAATGATGAAAAGTGGGGAGGACGACGCAGAGAGGAAAGTTCTTTTCAGGACTTTAGACAATTTATTAACCACAATGGACTCATCGATTTGGGATTTGAAGGGAACCCCTGGACATGGAGTAATCATTGGACTCAACAAGGGGAAATCAAGCAAAGACTTGATCGAGCTTTTGGGAGCTGTGACTGGAGCCAAGAGTTTGATAGAGCACGTGTAAGGCACATTGAAAATGTTGGGTCTGATCATAGCATGATATTACTAGATTCCAACCCTATTACGTAACACCGGAAAAAAAGGTTCCTCTTCAACAGGAGGTGGCTGAAAAATGAGGGACTCGAACAGGTGGTTAAACAGGCTTGGGAAGAGGGTCAGCTAGGATCTAGAATGTATCAAGTACATAGGAAAATTGCGAGGTGTCGAGTGGCAATCCTCAAGTGGAGAAATAACTTCCAAAAAAATGCTAGGAAGAGCATTGAAACATGTAAGAAACAGCTGGAGGATCTCAGAAATAGTGACTGTCAAGacaaaaaagggagaaaacaGATGCTGAAAAGGAAATTGAAGGAGGCTTATGATGAGGAAGAGACTTTCTGGAGCCAGAAGGCTAGAGTTCAATGGCTCAAGGAGGGAGATAGAAATACACATTTCTTTCACTCAAGTGTTAAAGGAAGACGCAAGAGAAATAGGATAACAAGATTACAAAGAAAGGATAAATCTTGGGCAAAAACTGAAGAGGAGATAGGAGAGGAAGTTTTGAAGCATTATCAAGATCTCTTCGGCAGTAAGGGGGCTGGGCAAATAGATAAGGTCCTAAAAGGAATATCATTGACCATCACTAACCAAATGAACGTAGGACTTATTGCACCTGTTAGGGAGAGAGAAATTAAACAAGCCTTATTCTCTATGAACCCAACAAAATCCCCTGGTCCGGATGGCATGACTCCAATTTTCTTTCAGAAATTTTGGCAGTTCCTCAAAACAGACATCATTCAAGCTATCAAAAGCTTCTTTCATTCTAGCCATATGCTAAAGGCAGTCAATCATACACTCATTTCCCTGATTCCTAAGGTAGAAAATCCCACTGAGATCAAGCAGTTCAGGCCTATAAGTCTTTGCAATGTTTTGtacaaaatcatttccaaaattcttGCTAATAGATTGAAAAAAGTGCTGGACAAATGCATCAGTAAAAACCAGGCAGCCTTTGTGCCTGGAAGACAAATTTTGGACAACATTATTGTTTCTCACGAGTACTTGCACTACCTTAAAAACAAAAGGCAAGGGTCTCAAGGATTTATGGCTTTAAAGTTAGACATGTCTAAGGCCTATGACAGGGTGGAGTGGAGCTATTTGAAGGCTGTGATGAACAAAATGGGTTTCAGTGAGATTTGGATTAGTTGGATAATGGAGTGCATCACTACaactactttttctttcaaTATAAATGGGGAGTCTAAAGGTTACTTAACACCTTCAAGGGGAATTAGGCAAGGTGATCCGCTGTCACCTTACCTTTTCTTATTAGTATCCGAAGGCTTCTCCAATTTGTTGACTCAAGCGGAGAACAATCACAAGCTATCAGGATTGAAGATAAGTAGAGCTGGACCATCAATTAGTCACCTTTTTTTCGCAGACGATTCTCTCATTTTTTGCAAAGCTGACAAGGATCAAGCTGAAGAAGTGATGAGGATATTGGCAATGTATGAACAAGGCTCAGGACAATTGATAAATATGGAAAAATCATCGGTCTTTTTTAGCAAGAATGTGGAACCTGAGGAACAAAAGGAAATATGCAGTAGACTAGGACATATCCAGGTGGTACATCAAGGGAAGTATTTGGGGCTGCCTATGGTCATTACCAAAACAAAGTACCAGATCTTTGGTTTTATCAGAGATAAATGTCAGAAAACGGTTGCTAGTTGGTGCAATAAGCAGCTCTCCCAAGCAGGCAAAGAGGTTTTAATGAAAGCTATAACTATGGCAATGCCAACCTATGCCATGTCATGTTTTAAGTTTCCAGTCAAGCTATGTAAAGACATTCAAGCGCTTATGGCAAGGTTCTGGTGGGGAGAGGAAAATGACAAAAGGAAAGTGCATTGGTGTTCATGGCAAAAGCTGGCAAAAGGAAATCATAATGATGGCTTAGGCTTTAAAGACTTACAAGGCTTTAATAAAGCATTGTTGGGTAAACAAATCTGGAGGCTTCTCACCTGTTCAAACCTGCTGATAAGTAAGGTGATGAAAGCCAAGTATTACCAACATGAGTCACCCCTAAGCTGCGGAGCCAAAGCCAACTCCTCTTGGATATGGAAAAGCATGATGAGCGCAAGAGAGGAGGTAAGAAGAGGAGCAAGGAGGAAGATAGGGAATGGCAAAGACACTAGAATTTGGGAGGATGCTTGGATCCAGGATGGCAAAGAAGGTAAAGTGGTGTCCACAAAGCCCCCAACTAGTACGATGAGTAAAGTGAGTGACCTGATTTGTAACTTCAGATGGAATGCACCTCTTGTGTTTAGAACTTTCAATCCGAGAGAAGCCAGACAGATTCTCAAAATTCCTATTAGTCTTACTAGCAGACCAGACTCCTACTTTTGGAGCCATAGTGAGAATGGACAGTACACAGTGAGTTCAGCATATGACGCAAtaacaagaaggaaaaattggttggaAGGCAACGGCAGAGATAAAGGAGAGACAAGCTGGGAAGGAGGGAGCCGAAAAGCTTGGAAACAGCTCTGGAAGATGAAGATCAAACACAAACAAAAGCTGTTTGTATGGAAAATTCTGAACCGAGCCTTGCCATGTAGGGAGGTAGTACATAAACGAACGGGCAAAG
This window contains:
- the LOC113694545 gene encoding uncharacterized protein, which codes for MDSSIWDLKGTPGHGVIIGLNKGKSSKDLIELLGAVTGAKSLIEHVRWLKNEGLEQVVKQAWEEGQLGSRMYQVHRKIARCRVAILKWRNNFQKNARKSIETCKKQLEDLRNSDCQDKKGRKQMLKRKLKEAYDEEETFWSQKARVQWLKEGDRNTHFFHSSVKGRRKRNRITRLQRKDKSWAKTEEEIGEEVLKHYQDLFGSKGAGQIDKVLKGISLTITNQMNVGLIAPVREREIKQALFSMNPTKSPGPDGMTPIFFQKFWQFLKTDIIQAIKSFFHSSHMLKAVNHTLISLIPKVENPTEIKQFRPISLCNVLYKIISKILANRLKKVLDKCISKNQAAFVPGRQILDNIIVSHEYLHYLKNKRQGSQGFMALKLDMSKAYDRVEWSYLKAVMNKMGFSEIWISWIMECITTTTFSFNINGESKGYLTPSRGIRQGDPLSPYLFLLVSEGFSNLLTQAENNHKLSGLKISRAGPSISHLFFADDSLIFCKADKDQAEEVMRILAMYEQGSGQLINMEKSSVFFSKNVEPEEQKEICSRLGHIQVVHQGKYLGLPMVITKTKYQIFGFIRDKCQKTVASWCNKQLSQAGKEVLMKAITMAMPTYAMSCFKFPVKLCKDIQALMARFWWGEENDKRKVHWCSWQKLAKGNHNDGLGFKDLQGFNKALLGKQIWRLLTCSNLLISKVMKAKYYQHESPLSCGAKANSSWIWKSMMSAREEVRRGARRKIGNGKDTRIWEDAWIQDGKEGKVVSTKPPTSTMSKVSDLICNFRWNAPLVFRTFNPREARQILKIPISLTSRPDSYFWSHSENGQYTVSSAYDAITRRKNWLEGNGRDKGETSWEGGSRKAWKQLWKMKIKHKQKLFVWKILNRALPCREVVHKRTGKGDLICKRCGENTETVEHIFFQCKQAQMIWRMAPSQWDGLKEHTADFSRWWSMLMKVQVRKEGREHINLTVEILWQIWKVRNEAEFEGKDRHPMQVIRKAMKDWEEYQQSQQKQHQLSILETETTQDEEEWMGDEECLLNISVEVGQHVEGQNMGIGVTAENNLSQRRDAWILSERSTGSAVLDNLLAIKLTLQKLKDKGWQHVNIRTPCSQVKAPNPRTPSVISMSGETHSAVIVVAVLIIAATYQAILSPPRGLISGITDISSGPTSNRTDVGRLFAPVPLFPSPDVAFRFLNLLTFNSVPFLSSLFTIYFLFQANDLLNGILNLSLLHFSVCYTISALIVTPSAAAGLIGAITFGAILDLVDMAILATESYALCNSKRDRKYRSKGKPVRRGDRGKSGREDMSVQAERQQNQKQQLWGT